In one Nicotiana sylvestris chromosome 8, ASM39365v2, whole genome shotgun sequence genomic region, the following are encoded:
- the LOC138875609 gene encoding uncharacterized protein yields MENLASEKETLREQLASLKHQLQGVKEESQARGLEIEKLKAKSVAELAKAKSDAAATMTSYLADAEAANAREREISSMVEAKISSALDHARRQSRRMNLEEIHARGFDLSAYIEAEKVLEEEAATLLSDDDGSASISKSERYGDEAPKDEALQDVTPEDAIAKDVTPK; encoded by the coding sequence ATGGAAAACCTCGCCTCTGAGAAGGAAACTTTAAGAGAGCAATTAGCTTCGCTCAAACACCAACTTCAAGGTGTGAAGGAGGAGAGTCAAGCTCGGGGCCTCGAGATCGAGAAGCTTAAAGCTAAATCTGTTGCTGAGCTGGCCAAGGCTAAATCTGATGCTGCGGCAACTATGACTTCGTATCTAGCTGATGCCGAAGCTGCTAATGCTAGGGAAAGGGAGATTTCTTCTATGGTGGAGGCTAAGATATCAAGTGCCCTTGACCATGCTAGGCGACAATCCCGGAGGATGAACCTCGAGGAGATACATGCTCGCGGCTTCGATCTTTCAGCTTATATTGAAGCAGAGAAGGTTTTGGAAGAAGAGGCGGCCACTCTGCTTTCCGATGATGATGGTTCAGCCAGTATCTCTAAGAGTGAAAGATACGGGGATGAAGCCCCCAAGGATGAGGCTCTCCAAGATGTGACTCCTGAAGATGCAATTGCTAAGGATGTGACCCCGAAGTAG